Part of the Clostridiales bacterium genome is shown below.
TAGATGGAGAGAACATGAGTATGATTTAAATGAATCGTTGCTTCGTTGTATAAACGTATGTAGGAATTTAAATACAGATGAAGTATCATCATCCATAGACATAAAAGGGAAAGCGTTGGAGAGTAGAACAGTTATAAATAGTATAAGTAAAGTAGATAATTCAAGAGATGCGTATATAAGATAATTTTTGCTTAAAATATAGAAATTAAATCAAATAATTATCCTTCCATTTAGATTTTGTTGATCAAGATGGAAGGATTTTTGTTATATAAAGTATATGATAAAGTTTCCGATAATTATAAAACCTTGTATATATTTTGGAAGGAGGTAGCCCGCATGATTTTTGAAAAAATCGTATCGTTGTGGAATGGGTATAAATTAATTAGAGCTTGCAAAAAAGGAGATGGGGATTTAGCTATAAGTTTAATTAATAAAAGAGCTAATGTTAATATAAAATATTTGTTTGGACAATCTACTATACAATGGGCGTATAAGAATTATATGTGGGATGTTGTTGAGAAATTACTTGAAGCTAAAGTTAAAGTAAATAAAAAGGATTTAGACAAATTACTATTAGAAGGTTGTAATGAATTAAAATCTGATACATTAAAGTATCTAATAGAACAAGGAGCAAATATAAATACAGAAGATAAGTACGGAAAAACACCTCTAACACACGCGTGTCAGCAATCAAAGGAAGAGGTTGTGAAGAAGTTGATTGAAAATGGCGCGGATATTGGTAAAAAAGATAAAGATGAAAATACACCATTATTTTATGCATTTCAGAGTGGAAATAATAAAATTATTTGGGAATTAATTAATAGTCAAAAGAATGTTGATTATAAAGATGCAAGTGGAAATACTCCATTGATTTATGCATGCGATATAGGAAATGAAGATGTTGTTAAAGAGTTAATTAATAAAAAAGCTGATATTGAACAGAAAGATGAGTTTGGCAGGACATTGTTATTGAGGATGTGTAATTTACAACATTGGTTTATGGCAGATGTACTAATTGAACAAGGGGCTAATGTCCAAGTAAAAGATGATAATGGAGATACTCCATTATCATGGGCATGCCGGTCAAATAAATATGATATAGCTAGAAGATTAATTGCTAAAGGTGCAAACCCTTATGAACAAAATAAAAATAATGAGGCTCCTATAAATTTTGTAGACCAAAAGATTTTAGAACAGTGGTATGGGGATTATGAAAAAACTCAAGTAGATGAACCACACACTGATTTTGTTGAACTTAAACAAACTAATATTGTTAAACAACATATTGAAAAAAAAGATAAAATTGATATTTCAAAAAATATTACTAGTGAAAAAAAGGAAAAAGGAGATGTAACAAAAACTTTGTAAGGTTGATAGAGTTAAATCTTTTTTTCCTAAGAGCTTAAAATTTTTTTGGTGACATCCTCCCTTAGCTACACCTCAAATTTTTTTCATAAAATTCTCGGTGTGAAGCTAAGGGCTTCCTTTTGTACTACTTATAAAAACAGTTAGGTTCTCCTTCGATAGCACTAATGTACTAGGACCCGCACAAGATAACCTTATAAGTCCTGCGGTTTTTACTTCTTATGCAAATATTAGAAAAATGGAAAAAATTTAGTTCACAAAACAGTAGAAATAGTATAAAATAGAAGGGTATATAGAAAAGATGCGTCCTTTTATTTTTAAAATGAGGTGGAGATGATAAAATGTACGTAGTTAGTTTGAGGGATGTTGTGGAAAATTTTGCTTTGGAAGAGATTGAATGTTCTGACCAGATAGAAAAAATAAGTATAAAAACATCGGAGGTAAACAGACCGGGTCTTCAACTTGTAAATTATTATGAGCATTTTGATACCGAACGTATTCAGATAATTGGCAATGTGGAGACAGCATATTTAGAGGGATTAACGTCGAGAGAGAGAACTGAGTGCCTTGATGGATTTTTTAAGTGTGGATTTCCTTGTATAGTAGTTGCGAGAGATTTGGAAGTTTTTGATGAAATGATGGAGGTATCTAAAAAGTACAAAATTCCAGTATTAAGGACAAAAGAAAAGACGTCGAGATTTTTGAGTAATTTGATAGAGTATCTAAATGATCAATTAGCGCCAACAATTACGCAGCACGGGGTTTTTGTAGAAGTGTATGGAGAGGGTATATTAATATTGGGAGAAAGTGGAGTAGGAAAGAGTGAAGCTGCGTTAGAACTGGTAAAGAGAGGACATAGGTTAGTTGCGGACGATATAGTAGAGATAAAAAAAATATCTGAAAAAACGCTTATGGGAACAGCACCAGATATAATAAGACATTTTATAGAGATACGTGGTATTGGTATATTAGATATAAAGAATTTGTATGGAGTAGGTTCTGTTAAGGTAACAGAAAAGATTGCATTAATAATTAATCTGGAGTACTGGGATGAAAAGAAAAATTATGACAGGTTGGGCTTGGTTGAAAATTATAGCAATATTTTAGGCGTGGATGTTCCATCGCTGTCTATACCAGTTGGGGCAGGAAGGAATCTTGCAGTGATAGTAGAGGTGGCTGCAATAAACATTAGACAGAGGAAAATGGGATATAATGCGGCAAAGGTATTAAATGATAGGGTTTTAGGCAAAAGAGAGTAGGTGCTAAAGTATGGTTAAATATGAAAGTTTTAGACATAGTATAAGAGACATAGTGGGTAGTAGTGATATAAAATTGGATGAGCCAATGAGTAAACATACTACATTTAGAGTTGGAGGTCCAGCAAAATTTTTAGTAACTCCGAGGTCAATAGAGAGTATAGTAAGTGTAATAAATTGCTGTAAAGAAAACAAAATAGAGTATTACATATTAGGTAATGGTAGTAATGTTTTAGTAAGGGATGAAGGAATAGATGGAGTAGTGATAAAGATTGCATCGAATTTTAGTTCGATCAATGTATTAAAAAACGAAATACAAGCAAGTGCAGGTGCATATTTAGGAGCAATTGCAAAAGAAGCTTTTAAAAATAGTTTGGGTGGATTTGAGTTTGCGTCAGGTATACCAGGTACTTTAGGTGGAGCAATAATTATGAATGCTGGTGCTTATGGTAAAGAAATGAAAGATGTAGTTGTGGATAGCACGGTGTTGACAGATTCAGGAGAGATTGTGACGTTAACAAACGAACAGCATGAGTTTTCATATAGAGATAGTGTGTTTCTACATAATAAATGCGTGGTGTTGGGATCTAAGATAAAATTATATAGTGATAATAAACAAGATATACAAAATTATATGAACGAATTGGCAAAAAAAAGAAGAGATAAGCAGCCTCTGGATAAGCCTAATGCAGGGAGTATATTTAAAAGACCAGAGGGATATTTTGCAGCCCAATTAATAGAACGTGCGGGACTAAAGGGTTACAGAATAGGAGGGGCAGAGGTTTCAACTAAGCATTCAGGATTCATAATAAATATAGGGAACGCTAAAGCAAAGGATATTCTAATGCTTATGGATTATGTAAAAGATACAGTAGCCCAAAAATTTGGAGTGAAGTTAGAACCAGAAATAAAAATCATGTAAACTGATAGATATGTAGGGGGAGATTCAAAATGAGGTTTGTTATTATTACGGGAATATCGGGAGCAGGAAAGAGTTTGGCAATGAAACATATGGAAGATATGGGTTTTTTTTGTGTAGATAATCTTCCGCCTGCATTAATGAGTAAGTTTATTGAAATTTGTGTGAGGGGAGAGAGTCAATTTAGTAAGATAGCACTTGTAATGGATATAAGGGGAGGAAGTATGTTAGATGATTTGTTACCATGTCTTAAAGTGCTAAAGAAAGAGGGGATACATTATGAAATATTGTTTTTAGATGCATCAGATGACACATTGATAAAGAGATACAAAGAAACTCGAAGAATACATCCTTTGTCAGCAAATGGAATGCTTATAGAGGGGATACAAGAAGAGAGACGAAGACTTTGCAGTATAAGAAATAAGGCAGATAATATAATAGATACATCAAATCTTTCATCTAAGACACTAAAGAATAAAATAAATGCAATGTTTGTCAATGAGGGAGAAGAGGATAGAATAATTACTAATATAGTGTCGTTTGGATTCAAGTATGGGGTGCCGGCAGAGTGTGATCTTGTGTTTGATGTCCGGTTTATACCAAATCCTTATTATATAGATGAATTAAAAAATTTGTCGGGGAAAGACGAAAAAGTACAAGAGTTCGTATTCAATATAAACACAACTAGGATTTTTGTGGAAAAAATAGTAGATATGTTGGAGTTTCTACTTCCCAATTACAAAAAAGAGGGTAAATTGCAAGTGATTATTGGTATTGGATGCACAGGGGGAAGGCATAGATCGGTTGCGATATCAGAAAAAATATATGATATTTTAAAATCTAAAAAAGAGCGGGTGTTAATAGATCATAGAGATATATACAAAGATAACAGATATAGAGGGTGAGATATAATGTCTTTTTCTAGTGATGTTAAGGAAGAGATACTAAGATTAAATATAAAGCGGGAAAGTGGAGGTTTTGCATGGCTTGTTGCGATAATACGCAATAGTGCCAATGTAGATATAAATAAGCATAAAATAAATATAGTTGTTCAGACAAAAAATGCGTTGATAGCGAGAAAAATATTTGAGGCTTTAAAAATATTGTATGGATATATGCCGCCTATAATAATGAAAAAAGTACAAGCAAGTACAGTTTATACAATAAGAATGAATGATGATAGTGTTGTTTTGGATCTTTTGAAAAGAGCCGGGATAGAGCGAAGTAAAGGAGCAATAAAGTATCAAAAAATATATTTATTAGATAATGTCAAAAGAGAGTATATTAGAGGCCTATTTTTGGTGAATGGGTCTATAAATTGTCCTCAAAAGAATTATCATTTAGAGATAATAAATGATAATATAATGTTGGCAATTGAGAATGAAAAGATTTTAAAAGATTTGGGGTTAGATTTTAAAATTGTTGAGAGAAAAGATCAGTATGTGTTATATGTAAAAAATGGAGAAGGTGTAGTAGATTTTTTGAATGTGGTAAAAGCACATAAAGCACTAATGGAATTTGAAAATATACGAGTGGTGAAGGAATTAAAAAACAATGTGAACAGGATGATAAATTGTGAGACTGCGAACTTAGAGAAAGTGGTCAATACATCAGTGCGACAAGTAATGTGTATAGAATATATTGAGAAGACTATTGGTATAGATAAATTACCATATCGATTAAGAGAAATTGCTAGGTTACGTCTTCAAAATAGAGAGCTTTCGCTAAAAGATTTAGGCCAAATGTTAACACCAGCTCTAGGAAAGTCTGGTGTTAACCATAGATTAAAAAAGATAGAAGAAATAGCATCGAAATTAGCTACTAAAACTAATGAAAATCTGACTTAACATTGATGCAACCAATATACGCAGGTTTATTAATAATGTCTGATGCATCATCATCAGGGTTTAAAATAATTGGGTGTTTGATCGATACATTACCATCCTCATACGTATATATTTGAGGATAATAAGTATTAGGATATCTTTGTTTCAAAAAACTATCCGTAGTAGAAGATTCAAGCAAAACTGTGTCTATGTTATCAACAGAATTTACGGGCAAGCAAATAACAGTATATGGTGGCATTAAATAAACAAAAAACGCATAGCTATCCTGCTTAGGTGTTTTTACCATAGAAGGGTTTGATGTTGACACTTTTCCCATCTGAGAGACAAGAATCTGACGTATTTTTTCTTTATTTTCGCTAGTCCAGGTTATTGAATAATCTGAATATTCAAATTCAATATCATTGCTTTTTATGCCCTTGGTAATTATATCTTTCATTTCTGAACAAACAGATGAATCACTTTTGATTTGAGCTGATCTAGTCCAAGAAAACAGCGATGATATGCAAAGCCCTGTAAACAAGAAAAACAAAAAAAGAACTATAATAAATTCAATCAGAGTAAAAGCATTTTTATGTCGCATGACGACACCTCCTATAAATTTTTGATTACATATCCATTTCTCCATAAGGTATAGTTCTATCTGTTGTTTGTTCTTTAGTGTATCCCTTCTCAAGATTTTTAGAATGAATGTAATTTTTGTAGTAATCAGAAGATACAGCATCTAAAAGATTAAGCATTAAGCTATAATACTCCTTATCTTCAGAATCATTCTTTATCCGTATCTTACACGCTTTGATTTCCTTAGCGAAATCATCAATAGATTTCGGAGAGAAACCAAATTGCTCTTTTAAAATCTTTATATTACTTATTTGCTCAAACGACAAAAAATCTATGAATTGCTGAAGTTCTGGATGCAATGATATAATGTTACCCTTAACTTTTTTAACTAATTTCTTCACAGACAAAACCAAATATGTTCTATCCTTTACTTTAAGTTTGTTTAATTTAGCATATAGTCTGCTAATTAAAGCAAGCCTTTTTTTAGAGTGATCCAACTTTTTTTGCATATCAGCTTTGTTGCTAATATTATATTTTTCAGCTAAAAATTTTTTGGAAGCATCAATAGAACTTTTCATGTTCTTGTAAGATTTATCAAGAGTAAATCTAGGATGAATAAACTTACTTGCACAATAATCATCAAGTTCCTTTTGATTACTTTCACAATTTTTAAAAATTTTATATATGGCATCAATTTTCTCTTGATTAGAATAAATCTTGCTTATAATTCTTTTTATTTGTTTGCAGGCAGATTTATTTTCTTGTAAAGCTATATGTAGATTTTCGAAAGTAAGGGGTCTATCTTTCAAAATCTCTTTTAAATGAGTTTCGAGTGCACCAGAATACGTCTCTTGAATAAGCCCTAAGTTAAGATGATCAATAGATGTATTTTTCGCTTTTCTAGATAAATATGTACTTTTTTGGTTCACAAATTCTGTAAAGGCATCGCCCAACAATTTAGAAAAATCTTTTTTTTCCCCCATAACAATTATCCCCTTTATAAAAAACTTACTTCAATCATTTAAATTTCATTTTACATACTTAAAATATTTTAGTATCATATAAGTAGTAAAAGAGGAGGTATAATAAATTGAAGCACCTAAAAAAAATTATAATCCTACTTATATTTATGATAACACTATTGACAGTGATATGTCAATCTGAAAATATAAAATCTTTAATAATAGGGTCAAGTATCAATACTTTAAAACACCAATATATAGCACGTTGCTTTTTTAGTAGTGATGAGATTAATAGAGTTATGAACGAAAATAAAGTGTGCGAAGCTCAAGAGGAAATAGAATTGATGAATTTTTCTGATTTTGATGAGAACGTAGAAGTTCACAAGATAGATAATGCACGGGTTAAGGGGTATGTGATACTGGTGTATAATCCGTTGTCAGTAAAAATTGCATATTCTAAAAAAATGGAGAATGGAGGAGAAAAAACTAGCGAAATAGCCAAAAGCAACAATGCGATTGCGGCTATAAATGGTGGAGGATTTAGTTATAGGGACAAAAATTTAAAGCCAATGGGAGTTATAATACATAATGGGGACATAGTATATAATGAGTTAAAAGATGATAATGTAAAACAAGATATAGTTGGGTTTACCAAGGAAGGAATGCTTATAGTGGGCAAACATTCAGTAAATGACCTAAAAAAAATAGACATAAGAGAAGCTGTGACGTTTGGACCTCCATTAATTGTTAACGGGAAAAAAGTTAATATAAAAGGAGATGGTGGATGGGGAATAGCTCCAAGAACTGCTATAGGACAAAGAGAAAATGGTACGGTGATACTAATGACACTAAAAGGGAGGAATTTAGATACGGTTGGTGCAACAATAAAGGATATACAGAATGAAATGCTAAAATATAGTGCAGTTAATGCATCAAATTTAGATGGGGGTAATTCTACAACAATGTTTTATGAAGGAGAATTACTAAATAAAAAAGAGTCAAAAGAAATAAAAGTACCAACAGCTATAATTGTAGAGAAATAAGCGAAAGCTCAAAGAAAAAGATTGACAACACTTCTGTTTTGCAGTAACATATTCCGGGACCAAAAGAGAGGAGGGGCTAAATGCGTATAAGATTAGGAAATATTAAGACTTTTATAAAAAAAGAGTTAATCAAGATAGGACTTGATATGGGTGTGTATACTAGCCATATGTTATTGTATTGCATTGAAAATGATATGAAAGAGGAGGCGATAGAGCTTATAAGGAATAAGATTGGTATAAATAGGCCAAATGTAGTAGGAGAAACGCCGTTACATCTTGCAGTACTAAATGGTATGTACGGTATTACAAGAAAATTAATCAATAGTGGAGCTTATATAAATGCTGTTGATAACAATAGAAGAACATCATTACATTATGCAATAAATTTGGGCGATGTGAAATTTGTTAAATTATTAATAGCAAATGGTGCTCAATTAAATGCGAGAGATAAGTTTTTTAGGACGCCAATGCATTATGCTGCTATTAGAGATGATAGGGAGATAATAAAGTTGTTGATAGATAATAATTCGTCTATCAATGTAAGAGATTTAAATGGAGAAACGCCTTTATATTTGGCAATAAAACGTGAGAAATATGAAGCGATAGATGTGTTGTTTGAAAATAAAGCAGATCTAAATATTTCCAACAAGTATGGCAATACTCTTTTACATATTGCTGTTACCAAAGATAACTATAAAGTTGCTCGTAAGTTGATAGATTTAAAAGTTGATATAAACCTCAAAAATGTAGTGGGAGAGACACCGTTAATTGTTGCGGTTACAATTAACAATTTCAGAATGGCAGATTTATTAATAAAAAACGGTGCTGAAATGTCAGCGATAGAAAAGTTGCAAAGAGTAGAAATTGTTGATATTTCATTACGAGGCGGCAGTAGAGATATGGTGGCTTTACTTATAAGAAATGGAGCCAATATTACAAGGCGGCTTTTAAGGTGGGCAAAGGCTAGAAAAGAGAAAGAAATATTGCGTGAAATTGATAAATGGATGGCTTTAAATAACAATGATATAGAAAAACTTTTGCGTGTGATAAATGATGAGAAGAACAATTATATATCATACAACAACAAAAAGTTGCTTAAAATAGCAATAATTAAGGGCAGAAAGGAAATGGCTAATGTGTTGATGCATAATTTGACTAATGATAAAATACGAACTTTGAAATGTTTGTTAGAGGATAAAGAACTAGACGATGCTTTTGATAAAATAAAAGAGAAATTTTATAATATAAAAGTTGAGAGAAATGAGTACGCTAAAAAAATTATTTTGGATTGTATATTTGAGTCAAAATTAATAAAAACAAAGGCTCCAATTATGGAAAAAAAATAAGCAACACAAAAAATACAACGGTATACACGAAAAAAAACTTGACTTTATGTGCCATGGTGTGTATACTGATAAATGTTATAGGGGAGTGGCTCAATTGGTAGAGTAGCGGTCTCCAAAACCGTCGGTTGCAGGTTCGAGTCCTGTCTCCCCTGCCAAGTAGGATATCGTTTTGGGTATCCTTTTTTTGTATCAATGAAAGTGAGGGCTGTAATGAGAGTTATTGAAATTATAAAAGATGAAAAAAAGAAAATGGTGCATATTTGTTTGGATGACAACTCAAAGCTTTCGATGTACGAAGATGATTATTATGGTTTAGGGATATACGATAAAGATGAGCTAACGAGTGAAGAGATTATTGAATTAACACGCAAAACTCAAGAAAGATTATCTAGGACATTGGCGCTTCGGATGATTCTTTTAAAAAGAAGGACAAGAAAAGAAGTAGAAGATAAGCTAAAAAATGAAGGTATATTTAGTGAGTGTATAGATGTGGTATTAAATGAGTTGGAAATTGAAGGTTACATAAATGATGATATGTATGCAAAAAAACTAGTCAAAAGAATGAGATCAAACAATAAATCTAGAAAGCAAATAGAACAGGAATTCATTGTAAAAGGACTTGATGCATCAAAACTTGATGTAATTGATGATAATAATTTAGATGAAGTTATTGCAAAGAATCTTTTTAATAAGAAATTTTCCGGTAAAGATTTAAGTGACGAAAAAGTCAAGGCACGAGCGTACAATTTTTTGAAAAGTAAAGGTTTTAGTTTTGATGTTATACGACAGTACATAAAATTTTGACAAAAACATTTTTGGATAATAGGACTTATTACTGGACACAATAAAAATATAACATAATGTCTAGGAGGAAGTGGTGGCTTTGGATAGATATGAAAACAAAGTAACATTTAGTAGAGAAGAGTTAGAGCAAGAGATAGAGAATACAATGGAAAACAAAAAGAATGATATAATAAAGGAATATGGTCAAACAAATGTAAAAAATAAACGCGGGAATATACATTGTTTAACAGTGATAGGACAGATAGAGGGCCATTTGGTTTTACCACCTCAAAATAAAACGACAAAATATGAGCATGTTATACCACAGCTTGTGGCTATAGAGGAAAGTGAAGAAATAGATGGATTACTACTTATATTGAACACAGTTGGGGGAGATGTAGAAGCTGGGCTTGCTATTGCAGAGATGTTAGCTAGTATGTCCAAGCCGACAGTGTCATTGGTATTAGGAGGTGGCCATAGCATAGGTGTGCCTATGGCAGTGGCGACAGATTATTCATTGATAGCTCCATCTGCAACAATGACTATACATCCAATAAGACTAAATGGAATGGTAATAGGTGTTCCACAGACATATGAGTATTTTGATAAGATGCAAGAGAGAGTAGTTCAATTTGTGTGCAAAAAGTCAAAAGTTACGCCAGATAAGTTTAAAGAGCTTATGTTAAAGACAGGAGAGCTGGCTAATGATGTGGGTACAGTACTGTTTGGAGAAGAGGCTACAAAAATAGGTTTGATTGATAGTATCGGAGGTTTAGCAGAGGCGTTAGATAAATTATATGAGCTAGTAGAAAAAAGAAGAGAGGTGTATGGTAGATGATATTGCATACTATTATGCCCATGGGCCTTATTTTAAACAATAATATATTGGACGATGTAAAATATAAAGAAGTAGATTATAAGGGAGAGAAGGTTGAAGTGACACAGTACAATAATAAAGTTGTGATAAGTAGACTTTATTCAACAGATCCTAAAAAATATTTAGATCCAGAGTTTGAGTTAGGAAAAGTTATAAAAAATAGTGAGTTGAACTAGATTTTAAATTGTTGTATAATAAAGGGAGTTTGATGTTTGGGGGGAGATTGATTGAATAAAAAGTATAAGAAAAAAAATAAAAAAGAGAATTATTTTAGGAAGCACAAAGATGATATTCTTGGAGTTATGTTAATAGCTATGGGAATAATTTTGTTTGTGGGATTTTTGAATATAAAGATTGGTGTCCTAAGCTTTATGGATAGGATATTTGTGGGTTTTTTTGGTGCAATGGCGGTATTTATACCGTTGTTTCTTGTGTTATGTGGAGTATATTATATATCAAATAGAGGACGAGCTGTGCAAAAATCTAAGCTTGTGCAAGGTATGCTTCTCATTATACTTATGTCTTCCATAATAAGCATAGGAGATTTTAACAGGAAAGATTATATAAATATGGGATTGGGAAGATTTTTCGTTACATTAATAAAGAATGAGTTTGGAAAAGGCGCAAAATTAGCAGGTGGAGGTTTTATAGGGAACATGGTTAGTTATCCACTTATACTAACGTTTGGCGAGATAGGGACAATAATAATATTTATTGCATTGTCGGTAATATGTCTGGTCATGTTAACTAATATTACTGTGTCGCGTGCATTTTCTGCGATTGTTAGTAATACTAAAAAGTTTTGTATGTTTATTATGGGATTGTTTAGGAAAAAAGATAATGTTAGAAATGTTGTAAGACTTAGGACTAATGATCTTAAGAGAGATATAGAGTTTAAAGGAAAGCTTTTGGAGGAAAATGAAAAGGAGAAAAAACCTGAAGAAAAAGATAAAAAAGACAGGAAATTTTCTTTTGGTGTATCTAAAGATGCTGATGCTAATAAGGGTAAGGGAAAAAGCAAAGACGAAGATGATTTTGCTGTAGATATTGCTACGTGTGATGATGTTTCGTATACATATCCTACTTTGAAGTTGTTATCAGAAAAGAATATTTCACATATGGGAGTGAAAGATCAAAGAGAGATAGCACTAAGAGGTGCAAAAAAATTAGAAGAAACTTTAGAGAGTTTTGGAGTAGTAGC
Proteins encoded:
- the murB gene encoding UDP-N-acetylmuramate dehydrogenase produces the protein MVKYESFRHSIRDIVGSSDIKLDEPMSKHTTFRVGGPAKFLVTPRSIESIVSVINCCKENKIEYYILGNGSNVLVRDEGIDGVVIKIASNFSSINVLKNEIQASAGAYLGAIAKEAFKNSLGGFEFASGIPGTLGGAIIMNAGAYGKEMKDVVVDSTVLTDSGEIVTLTNEQHEFSYRDSVFLHNKCVVLGSKIKLYSDNKQDIQNYMNELAKKRRDKQPLDKPNAGSIFKRPEGYFAAQLIERAGLKGYRIGGAEVSTKHSGFIINIGNAKAKDILMLMDYVKDTVAQKFGVKLEPEIKIM
- a CDS encoding ATP-dependent Clp protease proteolytic subunit, which codes for MENKKNDIIKEYGQTNVKNKRGNIHCLTVIGQIEGHLVLPPQNKTTKYEHVIPQLVAIEESEEIDGLLLILNTVGGDVEAGLAIAEMLASMSKPTVSLVLGGGHSIGVPMAVATDYSLIAPSATMTIHPIRLNGMVIGVPQTYEYFDKMQERVVQFVCKKSKVTPDKFKELMLKTGELANDVGTVLFGEEATKIGLIDSIGGLAEALDKLYELVEKRREVYGR
- a CDS encoding regulatory protein RecX, yielding MRVIEIIKDEKKKMVHICLDDNSKLSMYEDDYYGLGIYDKDELTSEEIIELTRKTQERLSRTLALRMILLKRRTRKEVEDKLKNEGIFSECIDVVLNELEIEGYINDDMYAKKLVKRMRSNNKSRKQIEQEFIVKGLDASKLDVIDDNNLDEVIAKNLFNKKFSGKDLSDEKVKARAYNFLKSKGFSFDVIRQYIKF
- a CDS encoding YlzJ-like family protein produces the protein MILHTIMPMGLILNNNILDDVKYKEVDYKGEKVEVTQYNNKVVISRLYSTDPKKYLDPEFELGKVIKNSELN
- a CDS encoding ankyrin repeat domain-containing protein, which translates into the protein MIFEKIVSLWNGYKLIRACKKGDGDLAISLINKRANVNIKYLFGQSTIQWAYKNYMWDVVEKLLEAKVKVNKKDLDKLLLEGCNELKSDTLKYLIEQGANINTEDKYGKTPLTHACQQSKEEVVKKLIENGADIGKKDKDENTPLFYAFQSGNNKIIWELINSQKNVDYKDASGNTPLIYACDIGNEDVVKELINKKADIEQKDEFGRTLLLRMCNLQHWFMADVLIEQGANVQVKDDNGDTPLSWACRSNKYDIARRLIAKGANPYEQNKNNEAPINFVDQKILEQWYGDYEKTQVDEPHTDFVELKQTNIVKQHIEKKDKIDISKNITSEKKEKGDVTKTL
- a CDS encoding phosphodiester glycosidase family protein, with the translated sequence MKHLKKIIILLIFMITLLTVICQSENIKSLIIGSSINTLKHQYIARCFFSSDEINRVMNENKVCEAQEEIELMNFSDFDENVEVHKIDNARVKGYVILVYNPLSVKIAYSKKMENGGEKTSEIAKSNNAIAAINGGGFSYRDKNLKPMGVIIHNGDIVYNELKDDNVKQDIVGFTKEGMLIVGKHSVNDLKKIDIREAVTFGPPLIVNGKKVNIKGDGGWGIAPRTAIGQRENGTVILMTLKGRNLDTVGATIKDIQNEMLKYSAVNASNLDGGNSTTMFYEGELLNKKESKEIKVPTAIIVEK
- a CDS encoding ankyrin repeat domain-containing protein; translated protein: MRIRLGNIKTFIKKELIKIGLDMGVYTSHMLLYCIENDMKEEAIELIRNKIGINRPNVVGETPLHLAVLNGMYGITRKLINSGAYINAVDNNRRTSLHYAINLGDVKFVKLLIANGAQLNARDKFFRTPMHYAAIRDDREIIKLLIDNNSSINVRDLNGETPLYLAIKREKYEAIDVLFENKADLNISNKYGNTLLHIAVTKDNYKVARKLIDLKVDINLKNVVGETPLIVAVTINNFRMADLLIKNGAEMSAIEKLQRVEIVDISLRGGSRDMVALLIRNGANITRRLLRWAKARKEKEILREIDKWMALNNNDIEKLLRVINDEKNNYISYNNKKLLKIAIIKGRKEMANVLMHNLTNDKIRTLKCLLEDKELDDAFDKIKEKFYNIKVERNEYAKKIILDCIFESKLIKTKAPIMEKK
- the whiA gene encoding DNA-binding protein WhiA gives rise to the protein MSFSSDVKEEILRLNIKRESGGFAWLVAIIRNSANVDINKHKINIVVQTKNALIARKIFEALKILYGYMPPIIMKKVQASTVYTIRMNDDSVVLDLLKRAGIERSKGAIKYQKIYLLDNVKREYIRGLFLVNGSINCPQKNYHLEIINDNIMLAIENEKILKDLGLDFKIVERKDQYVLYVKNGEGVVDFLNVVKAHKALMEFENIRVVKELKNNVNRMINCETANLEKVVNTSVRQVMCIEYIEKTIGIDKLPYRLREIARLRLQNRELSLKDLGQMLTPALGKSGVNHRLKKIEEIASKLATKTNENLT
- the rapZ gene encoding RNase adapter RapZ, translating into MRFVIITGISGAGKSLAMKHMEDMGFFCVDNLPPALMSKFIEICVRGESQFSKIALVMDIRGGSMLDDLLPCLKVLKKEGIHYEILFLDASDDTLIKRYKETRRIHPLSANGMLIEGIQEERRRLCSIRNKADNIIDTSNLSSKTLKNKINAMFVNEGEEDRIITNIVSFGFKYGVPAECDLVFDVRFIPNPYYIDELKNLSGKDEKVQEFVFNINTTRIFVEKIVDMLEFLLPNYKKEGKLQVIIGIGCTGGRHRSVAISEKIYDILKSKKERVLIDHRDIYKDNRYRG
- the hprK gene encoding HPr(Ser) kinase/phosphatase; translated protein: MYVVSLRDVVENFALEEIECSDQIEKISIKTSEVNRPGLQLVNYYEHFDTERIQIIGNVETAYLEGLTSRERTECLDGFFKCGFPCIVVARDLEVFDEMMEVSKKYKIPVLRTKEKTSRFLSNLIEYLNDQLAPTITQHGVFVEVYGEGILILGESGVGKSEAALELVKRGHRLVADDIVEIKKISEKTLMGTAPDIIRHFIEIRGIGILDIKNLYGVGSVKVTEKIALIINLEYWDEKKNYDRLGLVENYSNILGVDVPSLSIPVGAGRNLAVIVEVAAINIRQRKMGYNAAKVLNDRVLGKRE